GGCATTCTTCCGGCTACAGTTAAATAATTTAATAGTGGTTGTCGCTCTTTTAAATCATAACTGACAAATTTTACCGCTACATTTTGTTCACTAACCGCAATATCTTTCGTGTATCTTGGTGAAACCCTTTCAACGTTTTTGACTTGCTTAATTTCCTCAATATCTTTATTCGCCAAGCCAAGTGTTGAGACAATTTTCCCATCTGGTAGTTTTTGCTTCTCGTAATAATTTGATGCGGTTATTGTCATGTCTGGACCTGTTGCTTTTAAGCCCACAAAAACCATTACACCGAGAAATATGATCCCCATGATTGATAAAAAACGGGTTTTTGATTGCTTAATTTCACGAAAACTAGTTTTAAGTAACGCTCTTCTTTTCACTGCCAGCACCTACCATTCTATCTCAGATACAGGTTTTGGCTCGTCATTAATCGTCATACTGCGAACCTTGGCATCATTAATACGTATCACGCGATCTGCCATCGGTGCGATAGCAGAATTATGCGTGATAATAATCACTGTTGTTCCTGTATTACGTGCTGTTTCTTGTAAAATCGTTAAAATTTGTTTTCCTGTTTCATAATCAAGCGCACCTGTCGGCTCATCACACAATAACAGTTTAGGTCGTTTGGCTATTGCTCTGGCAATCGTTACTCGCTGTTGTTCTCCGCCAGATAATTGTGCGGGAAAGTTATCTAGACGTGCACCTAATCCAACAGATTTGAGTACTTCTTCTGGATCCAGTGCATCTGACACAATTTGTGATGCTAACTCTACGTTTTCTTTGGTTGTTAAGTTAGGGACTAGATTGTAAAACTGAAAAACAAAGCCAACATCATTTCTACGATAGGTCGTTAATTGTTTTTCATTGAATGTTGCGATATCCGTTCCATCGATAATAATTTGGCCTTCATCACAGGAATCCATTCCACCTAAAATGTTCAATACAGTGGATTTCCCTGCACCACTGGGCCCTAAAATAACTGCTACTTCGCCCTTTTCTACGGAAAAAGTGATCCCATCATTTGCATTGATCGTCGTATCTCCCATAGGATATCTTTTGTATTCATTTATTACATCAATATATGCCATTACTTTTATCCCCTCTCAAGGAAATTTTATCACAAGAAGTCAAACAAGTCCTCTCACAGGTAAAGCCCACTTTTGATTTTTTGATTTTTTTTCGTATAATAGAATGATGAGTGTGAGCCAAAAGTAAAAAGCATTTTTGGCTCACACCCTAAAACCGAATAAACGGTGGTACAAAAATAACTCTTTCAGAAAGTCCTTCTTATTTCTCAGAGCTAAACGCTTTTGTCCCAACCTTAGTTTTTATTTCAGTTAGGAGAAAATTATGGCAAGAAAAAAACAAAAACCGCCGTTTAGTCCAGCGGTTATGCTTGGGGCATTATTAATTATTTTAACGCTGGGCGTCTTTGGCATCCAAGTTCCAGACAATATACAGGAACTATTTGGCATCCATACACAGGAACAAACCAAGCCAAGTAAAGAGCAATATCAAAACAGCACTTCTAAAAACCCAGGACCAAAAGAACTTGGAGCCGCAACATTCTCAGCTGAGGAGATGACAGATAACAAACAAGGATGGATCGATTATCATCCGTTAGATTCACTTGGTCGCGCAACTGGTGCAGATGCATTATTAAAACCTGCAATGGTCAACACTGGAACTCCCGCAAATAAAGATGTACGACCACCTGGCTTTATTTCTGGTACAGATCCCAACAATCATTCTAGAGGTCACCTAATCGGTCGCCAGTTAGGCGGTTCTGGCGATGATGCTAGGAACCTGACCACACTTTATCAAACGCCTGTTAATACACCGTTTATGACCAAATATGAAAATCAGATCCGACAAGCCTTAGATAAAGGTGAAACCATTCGCTATCGTGTCATTCCTATCTACGAAGGCAATGAACTACTTTGTAAACAAATAGAGCTGGAAGCAAAAGGTCTAAATAAAAACACAACAATTGATTTTCGTGTATCCATTCTAAATGAAAAATAATCAAACGTTTTTGTTTTCTGGGTTTTGCAAAAGTTTAGAAAAACCAATTTCGTTTGATATGGAGGAAAACGTATGGACTTTCAACAAATCAAAGAACAACTCGTAGATACTGATCCACAAAATTTCTTAACAACCGTCTTAGAAAATGGGCCAGAGGAAGATAGTCCGATTATTTTTAATCGTTCTTTAGAAGAGCAGTTCGAAGAGGCAATTCAATACCTATCTTCTGATGAAACAATTTCTCTCGATGATCTTTCCGTCTGGAAAAAACAACAATTTTTAGTTATTGCTCAAACGATTGATGGTGATTATATTGCGGGAACTACGAAACAAACATTTGTTATTCCTGTCTCATTATATAAATTAGATATAGAGACCTATGAGTTATTTTTAAGTGATTTTTTTATTGAATATACAAAGGGATTTTTACATTCCTCAATCCTACCTGCAATGAACGATCAAACATCCGAGTAATCAAAAAAAGCTGCGACAAAAGCATACAATGCTTCCGTCCAGCTATATATCTTAATCGAAGTGAGGTTGGAACAGAAGCGTTCAGCTCTGAGAAAATAAGAGATAATTTACGAAAATTGTTTTTCAAATTTTTGTGGATTTCAGCTTATTTCCAAAGGAGTTGCTTCTGCTCCCACCATTTTTTTCTACCCTTTATCGCTCATCAAATCGCAAATAATTCTGACGCTGAATCAGGATCTGTGTCATAGACATTAAAATCGTAATTTACTCCTAATCCCTTTTCCTTTAATATAGTTTCCATTGCCATTCTAGCATGCTCTTTTGTGTTGTTTTCTTTGCTTAGATGGCCTAAATAAATGCGTTTGGTATGTGAGCCAATGACATCTGCCATTGTTAATGCGCCATCGTCATTTGACAAATGACCTTTGTCCCCTAAAATCCTCTGTTTTAAGCTCCAAGGATAAGGACCCATTCTAAGAATTTCTAACTCGTGATTACTTTCAATCAAATAAGCATCCGCATCTTGAATCGTTCCTCGAATATGATCGCTGCAATAACCTGTATCTGTCAGCATTACAAATGAACGATTGTCTTTAAAAAAACGATAGAATTGAGGTGCTGCAGCATCATGAGAAACGCCAAAACTCTCAATATCCATATCTCCAAAGGTCATAACTTTTCCCATATCAAAAATATGTTTTTGCTCTAATGCAACATTGCCAATCAATGGGTCCATTGCACTCCAAGTTTTTTCATTCGCATAGACGTCTAACTTATATTTTCTAGCAAGCACTCCGACACCATGGATATGATCTCGATGCTCATGGGTCACTAAAATCGCATCTAAATCTTCCGGTTTGCGGCCAACTTCTGCTAACAATGAGGTGATTTTTTTCCCGCTAAGCCCAGCGTCTACAAGCAGCTTTTTGTTCTCAGTCTCAATAAAAAGGGAATTACCTGTACTGCCGCTAGCAAGAATGCTAATATTAAAGGCTTCTTTTTGACTCATTTCAACTTCTCTTCCCTTCTACTCTACAGCTACTTATTATACAACCATACTTAATGATTTTCCACCTTTGGAACAGTATTATTCGTAATAATCGTATTACTCATGGCATTTACTTGTTCAATTTGCAAATTATTTTCTTTGGATTTTATGCCGACAAACCAAACAGGTACATATACATTTTTTTCACGAATTTTATATATTCTGGAGTACGCCAGTTTTCTAAATGTTATTCTTGAGTTACTTGGAATTTTATTATTAATATACAAGGTTTCTATCGCATCTTGTTCAGAATATAAATCCATTTTATCACGAAGTTCTTCTATACTTTGAATACGTGTTTGCGTGTATTTATTAATTTTATGGATACCTGTAGACTCATCCGAGCTTTCTAACTTTAAAGAAATTTGAGCTGTATCATCTTTGAAAGCAATGCCCTTATAATTTTGAGAAACCACCACTTCTGGAAATTCGCCATCCAATGTTGAAAAATCTGCCAAGTAACGGTATTCCTTACCAAAAAGAACACTATTTTTATCGCTCAAAAAAGCGTCTAAAGATTGCTCTACATTTTTTTCATCAATAAAGTAACTTGTTTGTGTATAATTCATCTGGGGATACATGGTCAATGAATTGTCTATTAACTCGACACCATTTCTAAAAAAGTTACGATCTCGATTTGCTCGTTCGCTTTGAATCGCATCATAAAAATTGGTTTGTTCTCCGCTTAAATAATAGCCTTCAGCTCTTTTTCCAGATAGAGAACCCTTATAGGTAATACCATCTTTTGCCAATCTCTTTTCAATACGATCTGTCTGATCAGAAAAAGAAACACTTCCTTCTTCTTTTAATCCCTCTTGATAAATACCAAAAAGAAACATGTTCAATCCTAAAAAAGCAATGAAAAATATCCATTCGATTCGTTTGAAGTCCATTATTCCACCTCCAAATTCGCCAATTTTTCCAGTAATTCTCTTTCTGGATACCATTGATTATCATAGCGAATATACCATTCTGGCGTGAGGTCAACAACTTGTTTCGTTTCTTCGATTGTCTGCCACGTATAGCCGATGACCATTGAATTGATCTTTGCATCTTCCGCACCGTTTGCTGTTAATCGCTCTAATAGTGTTTCTGTGCTTTCCAACACAACTTCTTCTTCTGAAGGAATCGGTACTTGAATCGTGTCCACACTAGTTTCAATTATCACACTAGAACTTTCCGCTTTATCATTGCCAATCGTTACACGTACTTGTCCTTTATCGTTTTCACTGAAGACAGGATAACCTTCTACAAAAGTACGATACATTACCTCTGACTTTGTGCGATCAAAATAACGGATATTTCCCATACTTGTTCCTAATTTTTTAACATAATCGAAACTATCAGAATAAATCGTGTCTTCTGCCTTTCTAGTGTTCAAGCTCCCATTAAAATGAATGGTTCCAAGTTTTTCATCCGCTATCAACCGTTCATTACCACTTGTGTAGGATAAATCCTGACTATCTTCATTTGTATGAATATCATCTGTATTGGCAAAAAATGCATTCCTAAATTTAGTCACAGGTTGAGAAGCCAAAATATAACTATATTTTTTCATTTTCAAGTCTTCAGCCAAATAATAGTGTTTCTCAGCTACTGCTTGCTTTTCAGAAATTTGGTTATATTGCACGCCAACTCTATTCATTAAATTCATGACTTTTTCACTATTAATCTTTATAGATGCTTCATAAACATTTTTTTGTGTAAAATCTAGAAAACGAACTTTGTTTTGAAGAAAATCAACTTGAATACATGTGAAAAATACTTGATTCTGTTTGCTTATATCGGTCAAGTCCAAGTCTAAATTATAAACAGAAACATATTCACTTAATAGAAAAGGCCCTTCATAAAGCATTTCAAATCCTTGTTCAATCGATACATATTTTTCAAACTGTTCGGCATCATTTTCAACAAGCTGGGTTAATTCACCGAATTTGCTATGTTTGACCTCGTTTTGAACGTTCGTAAGTAAATTTTCACTGTTGTTCATTTCAGATTTTCCATCTTGCATACGAACTAAACGTAAAGGTAAAAAAACATCCGTCGCCAAACGTTCGTTCACCACATTTGCCCCAACTGGGGAATCAGTTTTAATCGGTTGTTCTTTTTTAGAAGAACTGACCCAAATACTCATTGAAAAGTACAAACTAAGAATGATCAAGCAGACCAAGCTTACTCGTACAATTTTTTCAGTTAATTTCATTCCCACCAATCCTCCTCATAAGGTTCATAAGGTAAGGATATATAAAAGGTAGAACCCTGACCTTCTTGACTTTCAACCCAAATTGCACCATTATGAGCTTTTACAACTTCTTTAGAAATCGCAAGACCTAATCCTGTTCCTCCTTGTTCACGAGCGCGCGCTTTATCTACTCTATAAAAGCGTTCAAACACTTTACTAACATCTTTTTTAGGAATCCCCAACCCTTGATCGGATACGCTAAAAATAACATTATTATGTGTTTCTAGTAAGCGACACGTTATTTCACCACCATCAGGGGAATATTTTATCGCATTATTTAAAATATTATCCAACACTTGAATAATTTTATCAGTATCTAACTCCACCCATAAATCTCGTTTGGTAAATTCGCGATGAATCGTGTATTTTTTTTCATTCGCTTCTACCATCATATCAAAACGATCTAAAACAAAATTAATCAATTCATTGAAATTGACGTATTCTAATTGGAGTTCTCCATTTCCTGAATCCATTCTTGATAAATTTAACAAGTCATTGATCATACGAATCATACGATCTGTTTCCTCCAATGTTACTTTCAAGAAATTTGGCGCTATTTCTGGATTTTCCCATGCCCCTTCGCTTAATGCTTCAATATAACTTCTCATACTGGTCAAAGGTGTCCGTAATTCATGAGAAACATTAGAAACAAATTCTCTTCGTTCTCGTTCATTTTTCTCTTGCTCAGTGACATCATGCAGCACACAAACAAGACCAGTTATAAAACCTGATTCACGACGAATCATCGCAAAGTCTACACGAATAATCATTTGATCTTCTTCTGCTCCTGATAAAGATCGATCAATCAATATCTCCTCTGGCTCTTCTAATAATTTACGCAAGGTATAATCCGTTTCAATATCTAACAGTTCTAGTAAAGAAGAACCAATAACGGCTTCATCTTTGACGTTTAGTAAAGAAAGCGCCATTTCATTGATCGTAATCACTTTTCCCCGTCGATCCGTCGCAATGACTCCATCCGTCATATGAGCCAAAACGCTATCTAAACGATTTCTTTCAGCTTCCATGGTTTCTTGTGCTTCTTCAATTCTTTCAGATAACTGATTAAATGTTTCAGCTAATTGGCCTAATTCATCTTTTCCATAAACTTTTACTTTCCCTGTATAATCTCCTCTTGCTATACGCAGTGCTTGTTCTCTCATTTCACCAATCGGCTGGGTAATCGATCGAGCAATCAGCAATGTCACAATAATGGAAATGGCTCCAGCAATGAGCGAAGCAGTGAAGAAAATTCTGGCTGTGTCGGTGATTTCTTGATATTTGCCTTCAATGTCGCTTTTAACATAAAGAACCCCGATGACTGTTTCGCCAGTCGGGGATTGGATAGGCTGAACATTAATGTATACGCGTTTGTCTTTATCCATTGCAGGATATTTTTTCATAGTAAAATCATTTAGATCACGATAATCGTTCTTTTTTCCAATAATTCCTTGTTGATTCAAATCACTAGTTGCCCGAACGATTCCCTTATCATCAACCACACGTGCTTCAATTGTTTCAGAAGCAGAAAAATCACTTAACGTTTTCTTTAAATTAGCGTCAATCTCGGTTTTATCACGATCTTTTTCATTTAGCTTCGTACTAATCGTACTAGCTAATTGTGAAACTTGGAGATCGACGCTTTTTTTATAATCGTTAATCGTTGTAGATTCGAGTTCGCGAATAAAATATCCGCCAATGATCTCAATAGCGATCAACAATAGTAAGATAAAAGATAGGGCGATCTTAAAATTTACTGATTGAAAAAAGTGAACTTTTTTCTTCATAAATCACTACTCCTGTTCAGGATTTCGAAGATAATAACCAACACCACGACGTGTTACTAAATACGTAGGGTGACTCGGACTATCCTCAATTTTCTCACGTAATCGACGCACGGTAACGTCAACTGTACGAACATCACCAAAATAATCATAGCCCCAAACAGTTTGAAGTAAATGTTCCCGAGTCATCACCTGACCTATATGCTTAGCTAAATAATAAAGCAGTTCAAATTCACGATGCGTCAATTCAATTTTACTTCCTCGTTTTGAAACCATATAAGCATCAGGATGGATCGTCAAATCACCGATCGTTAATTCTGATTGCGTTGTTGTTTCAGCTTCTTTGGCATTCGTTGCTCCTCGACGTAAATTGGCTTTGACTCTGGCAACTAATTCTCTATTAGAGAATGGTTTGGTCACATAATCATCCGCACCTAACTCTAATCCTAAAACTTTGTCGATCTCAGAATCTTTGGCTGTAACCATAATAATAGGCATGTCATAAGTTTTCCTAACTTCTCTCGCAACTTCCAAGCCATCCATTTTAGGCAACATCAAATCTAAAATAATTAAATCTGGTTCAACTTCTTTAACCATCTCAATGGCTTCTTCACCATCGTAGGCTGTGAAAACTTCATAGCCTTCTTTAACTAGATTGTATTTCACAATTTCTGAAATCGGCTTTTCATCATCTACAACTAATATTTTTTTCATAATAAGAGGCACCTCTTTTTCATTTGTCTTTCATTGTTTACAGATATTCTCTCTTATTATA
The DNA window shown above is from Enterococcus sp. 4G2_DIV0659 and carries:
- a CDS encoding ABC transporter ATP-binding protein, whose protein sequence is MAYIDVINEYKRYPMGDTTINANDGITFSVEKGEVAVILGPSGAGKSTVLNILGGMDSCDEGQIIIDGTDIATFNEKQLTTYRRNDVGFVFQFYNLVPNLTTKENVELASQIVSDALDPEEVLKSVGLGARLDNFPAQLSGGEQQRVTIARAIAKRPKLLLCDEPTGALDYETGKQILTILQETARNTGTTVIIITHNSAIAPMADRVIRINDAKVRSMTINDEPKPVSEIEW
- a CDS encoding DNA/RNA non-specific endonuclease, giving the protein MARKKQKPPFSPAVMLGALLIILTLGVFGIQVPDNIQELFGIHTQEQTKPSKEQYQNSTSKNPGPKELGAATFSAEEMTDNKQGWIDYHPLDSLGRATGADALLKPAMVNTGTPANKDVRPPGFISGTDPNNHSRGHLIGRQLGGSGDDARNLTTLYQTPVNTPFMTKYENQIRQALDKGETIRYRVIPIYEGNELLCKQIELEAKGLNKNTTIDFRVSILNEK
- a CDS encoding MBL fold metallo-hydrolase; this encodes MSQKEAFNISILASGSTGNSLFIETENKKLLVDAGLSGKKITSLLAEVGRKPEDLDAILVTHEHRDHIHGVGVLARKYKLDVYANEKTWSAMDPLIGNVALEQKHIFDMGKVMTFGDMDIESFGVSHDAAAPQFYRFFKDNRSFVMLTDTGYCSDHIRGTIQDADAYLIESNHELEILRMGPYPWSLKQRILGDKGHLSNDDGALTMADVIGSHTKRIYLGHLSKENNTKEHARMAMETILKEKGLGVNYDFNVYDTDPDSASELFAI
- a CDS encoding two-component system regulatory protein YycI, with product MDFKRIEWIFFIAFLGLNMFLFGIYQEGLKEEGSVSFSDQTDRIEKRLAKDGITYKGSLSGKRAEGYYLSGEQTNFYDAIQSERANRDRNFFRNGVELIDNSLTMYPQMNYTQTSYFIDEKNVEQSLDAFLSDKNSVLFGKEYRYLADFSTLDGEFPEVVVSQNYKGIAFKDDTAQISLKLESSDESTGIHKINKYTQTRIQSIEELRDKMDLYSEQDAIETLYINNKIPSNSRITFRKLAYSRIYKIREKNVYVPVWFVGIKSKENNLQIEQVNAMSNTIITNNTVPKVENH
- a CDS encoding YycH family regulatory protein, with amino-acid sequence MKLTEKIVRVSLVCLIILSLYFSMSIWVSSSKKEQPIKTDSPVGANVVNERLATDVFLPLRLVRMQDGKSEMNNSENLLTNVQNEVKHSKFGELTQLVENDAEQFEKYVSIEQGFEMLYEGPFLLSEYVSVYNLDLDLTDISKQNQVFFTCIQVDFLQNKVRFLDFTQKNVYEASIKINSEKVMNLMNRVGVQYNQISEKQAVAEKHYYLAEDLKMKKYSYILASQPVTKFRNAFFANTDDIHTNEDSQDLSYTSGNERLIADEKLGTIHFNGSLNTRKAEDTIYSDSFDYVKKLGTSMGNIRYFDRTKSEVMYRTFVEGYPVFSENDKGQVRVTIGNDKAESSSVIIETSVDTIQVPIPSEEEVVLESTETLLERLTANGAEDAKINSMVIGYTWQTIEETKQVVDLTPEWYIRYDNQWYPERELLEKLANLEVE
- the walK gene encoding cell wall metabolism sensor histidine kinase WalK, giving the protein MKKKVHFFQSVNFKIALSFILLLLIAIEIIGGYFIRELESTTINDYKKSVDLQVSQLASTISTKLNEKDRDKTEIDANLKKTLSDFSASETIEARVVDDKGIVRATSDLNQQGIIGKKNDYRDLNDFTMKKYPAMDKDKRVYINVQPIQSPTGETVIGVLYVKSDIEGKYQEITDTARIFFTASLIAGAISIIVTLLIARSITQPIGEMREQALRIARGDYTGKVKVYGKDELGQLAETFNQLSERIEEAQETMEAERNRLDSVLAHMTDGVIATDRRGKVITINEMALSLLNVKDEAVIGSSLLELLDIETDYTLRKLLEEPEEILIDRSLSGAEEDQMIIRVDFAMIRRESGFITGLVCVLHDVTEQEKNERERREFVSNVSHELRTPLTSMRSYIEALSEGAWENPEIAPNFLKVTLEETDRMIRMINDLLNLSRMDSGNGELQLEYVNFNELINFVLDRFDMMVEANEKKYTIHREFTKRDLWVELDTDKIIQVLDNILNNAIKYSPDGGEITCRLLETHNNVIFSVSDQGLGIPKKDVSKVFERFYRVDKARAREQGGTGLGLAISKEVVKAHNGAIWVESQEGQGSTFYISLPYEPYEEDWWE
- the yycF gene encoding response regulator YycF, with product MKKILVVDDEKPISEIVKYNLVKEGYEVFTAYDGEEAIEMVKEVEPDLIILDLMLPKMDGLEVAREVRKTYDMPIIMVTAKDSEIDKVLGLELGADDYVTKPFSNRELVARVKANLRRGATNAKEAETTTQSELTIGDLTIHPDAYMVSKRGSKIELTHREFELLYYLAKHIGQVMTREHLLQTVWGYDYFGDVRTVDVTVRRLREKIEDSPSHPTYLVTRRGVGYYLRNPEQE